A single region of the Lotus japonicus ecotype B-129 chromosome 4, LjGifu_v1.2 genome encodes:
- the LOC130713789 gene encoding uncharacterized protein LOC130713789, whose translation MSASATRRSLRLMNKTKTMSASATRRSLRLMNKTHTSKKQNRNPADADHQFIDLSLSDSPSSQNIESESWKCPPSVRKHLIPDSVMISARRTSLRSSKKPIETEKAAISACSKPQASRELFSSTNVFQQQLNHPSTLAPEKRHEELEHVGFPVAPVNLTANVPEMEQVPEVEMSISNPSTLAPEKRHEELENVGNSVAPVNLTANVPDMEQVPEVEMSIPNPSNQMEGKNTFQASNNFGGIAKKNLSKSFSVGSPSGSCSLNITEMVNMWDDDEDDEVDCDEHSDTTVGGYKVKPESRPILRKILSKHGDIARNCTVLTMTHRSLLLELICDIISELQGMNLGRIKEYDLNNMIALVNDIKNVEVDIEWLHLRLVEILEAIQLVHQSGTLKEKKEINRKFIEIVESKLEECENQKKEVRAQLRSLYDKETETKERLARAMDESTRIMASIKDAKTKVKRFLHRSMVDGLI comes from the exons ATGTCTGCCTCTGCTACAAGGAGATCTTTGAGACTAATGAACAAGACTAAAACCATGTCTGCCTCTGCTACAAGGAGATCTTTGAGACTAATGAACAAGACTCACACATCAAAGAAACAGAACAGGAACCCTGCTGATGCTGATCATCAGTTTATTGATCTTTCCCTCTCTGATTCACCCTCCAGCCAG AATATTGAGTCAGAGTCTTGGAAGTGCCCTCCTTCCGTGAGAAAGCATTTGATTCCAGATTCCGTGATGATTTCGGCTCGCCGCACCTCCTTGAGATCCTCAAAGAAACCAATTGAAACTGAAAAAGCTGCAATTTCAGCATGTTCAAAGCCTCAGGCTTCAAGGGAGCTTTTCTCTTCCACTAATGTCTTCCAACAACAGCTTAATCATCCTTCCACCTTGGCACCAGAAAAGAGACATGAAGAGCTTGAACATGTTGGATTTCCTGTTGCTCCAGTGAACTTGACTGCTAATGTACCAGAAATGGAACAAGTGCCTGAGGTTGAAATGTCAATTTCAAATCCCTCCACCTTGGCACCAGAAAAGAGACATGAAGAGCTTGAAAATGTTGGAAATTCTGTTGCTCCAGTGAACTTGACTGCTAATGTACCAGACATGGAACAAGTGCCTGAGGTTGAAATGTCAATTCCAAATCCCTCAAATCAAATGGAAGGGAAGAATACATTTCAAGCATCAAATAACTTTGGGGGCATAGCAAAGAAGAACCTTAGCAAGTCTTTCTCAGTTGGATCTCCATCCGGTTCTTGCAGCCTCAACATAACTGAAATGGTCAATATGTGGgacgatgatgaagatgatgaagttgaTTGTGATGAACATAGCGACACCACCGTTGGTGGATACAAAGTGAAACCAGAATCCAGGCCTATATTAAGGAAAATTCTAAGCAAGCATGGAGATATTGCTAGGAACTGCACAGTGTTGACAATGACACACCGTtccttgttgttggagttgatATGTGACATCATCTCAGAACTTCAAGGGATGAATTTGGGTAGAATCAAAGAATATGACCTTAATAACATGATTGCTCTAGTAAATGATATAAAAAATGTTGAAGTGGACATTGAGTGGCTTCACCTGAGACTAGTTGAGATACTAGAGGCAATACAACTTGTTCATCAGTCTGGCACgctgaaagagaaaaaagagatcaacagaaAATTCATTGAAATTGTGGAGAGCAAGCTGGAAGAATGTGAAAACCAAAAGAAGGAGGTCAGAGCACAGTTAAGATCACTATATGACAAAGAGACTGAAACCAAGGAGAGACTGGCTAGAGCAATGGATGAGTCAACTAGGATCATGGCGTCAATCAAAGATGCCAAAACTAAAGTCAAACGCTTTCTCCATCGTTCAATGGTTGATGGTTTGATTTAG